CAATCAACATTGCCACAGATCGATCGAGCAAAACAAAAATGTGAACACCAGAGACCACCTCTTTCGAAGAGCCTTCTTCTGTCTTCTGCCGGCGCCGGCTCGTCCTCTATGCCGTCGATGCCGCCGGAGTCGGACACGTCCGCCTGCAACCTCGTCAACGACGGCGAACCGCCTTGACGCACGTCCACTCCCCGTCAGGCCGTCGCGGACCCACTGGCTGGCTGGCGTCTGTTCCTGTCCCTACATTTCAGTCCCACCGCGCCTCACACTCCGCCGTGATAAACGCACGCACACCCCACGGCCCAGTTAGGCAAACCCAGCCCACGAAGCAACCTCAGAGCCCACACTTCCCGGGGCCCGTTAGTCTAGCCCATCTAGCCCGGCCTTTCGGCCACTTCCCACCCCGTCTCCTCCTCCCAATCGGCTCCCTACCCGAGCTCGCCGATATCACCACCCAAATCGCCCGCGCGCGCGCAGCCTCAGAGGCCGAAGCCACccggaggccaaaccctagaaccTTCGTCTCCGCCGGCCAGGCCGACGCGCTCGCTCCCCGCCGGCCCGTGCCTGAGGTATTTCGCCCTCCCCTCCTGCGGCGGCGAGATCGATTGGGGGATTTCGAGGCTTTAATTTGCGCCGACTAACCTCTCCGCCCAATTCCACAGATTCGAGTAGGGGGCGCCGGGGGTTGGTTCGCCGCGATGATCTGGCTTTCGGGGATGGAGGGAGGGGGGGACCCGGAGGGGCGGGACGAGCTGCCGCTGGTGGATGCCTCCACGGACGGGGAGGCGATGGCGCAGGGGAGTTTCGGCGAGGCAGATTTTGATGCCATGATGGTGGAATCTGGTGGGTTGCAGGGCGAGGAGGTGGGGAGTAGCCTGGCGCAGGTACAGAATATTGCCGCCGACACGGCGGAGATTTCTGATCCTGCCGTACCTCAACATGATGCTGAAGCCGGTAAGCATGCTCTGACACCAGACTCTGGTTAGTTTGATCCACCGCATGTTGGTTCCACCCCCTTGTTCCTTCGACTTGTATGGCATCGCGGACTAATCGGTTTTTGTAATCTTGCAGAATCGAACGAAGATGGTCAGCGTGTTAGATACCGTCTTCCTCCCCTTGATAAAGATGGGTTTCGAGTTTCTGATCTTGTCTGGGCTAAATTGCAAGGTCGTCCCTGGTGGCCTGGTGCAATTTTTGATCCTTCAGATGCATCTGAGCTGGCATTGGAGCATCAGAAAGAGGGCCACCATCTGGTAGCATTTTTTGGCGACGGTTCTTTTGCGTGGTGTCAGGAATCCCAGTTGAAGCCTTTCATGGACAACTGTCTGGAGATGGAGAAACAAGGCAATTCTGATGCCTTCACCAGTGCAGTTAATTCTGCGCTTCAAGAACTCTCAACGCGGATATTGACGGCCGCGAGTTGCTCTTGTCTCCCAGAATATCTCTCTGAGAATGGCCTGTGTTATCTGCGTGGGAATTCTGGGCTCAAGGCTGGAGTTACGTGCTCTAAGGTTAACCAGGCTGAGATATTGCAATATTTCAGTCCAGAACACCTTCTTCATTATATGAAGTCGCTGGCTCTGTCCCCTTGCCAAGGAGGTGTTCTGCAGGATTTAGTGATTGCTTGCTCTCAACTTATGTCTTTCTATCGGTCTAAGGGATACGGTGaaattgcatcatttcaatctggCAGTGCATGGGCAGAGGATGTCATTGACACAACTGCCACCAATGAAGTGCAGCCTAGTCATGTGAAGCCCAAAAGAGGTAGGGGAAGACCTCGTAAGCGAAAGCCTGACGATAACATAGAGTTGGCAGAGGGAAGGCCCATTGTGAAGCCTCAGAATGAACCGATAGTTCATAACAACATTGGTGAAACAGAGTGTGGTGAAGTTGACATCTATGTGAAGAAGCCAGCAAAAAGGAGGCgtgtgcagaggcgccatggtgtgGACACCAAGGACTTATTATCTGGGATGGCAGCTTCTACTGAAATGAGCATGATTGGAAAAACTGAAGGGGACAGGAGTGAAGAGTGGAAATTTTTGCCTTGTCCTAAGGAAGAAACAACGGACCATATGCAGGACGCCTACTGGTCTGGACTGAGTTTACATACTGTCTCGACTCATAGCCTCAAAGGGGCAAGTGGCAAAACAAGGCCGATTCGTAGGCGGAGACCGACGCGACGGACATGTGCACCTTCATCAGACCTTTCTTCCCCTGTACAGAATATGCAGCCTGAAACGTTGGATGTTAACAGAAAGATAGAAGTGATAAAAAGATCAATTATCCATGTTGACGAGAAGATGGTCCATGACGTAAACCCCACTGCACTTGTTTTGTGCTTTGGCAAGTCAATTGCTCTTCCTTCAGAAATGGATTTTATTAGGATGTTCAGTCGCTATGGACCACTAAAAGAAACCGAGACTGAAGTGCACAAGAACACAAATACTGCTAAAGTTGTCTTCAGGAAACGTGTCGATGCTGAAAGGGCTTTCAGTGTTGCTGGCAACTTTGGCTCTTTTGGACCTTCACTTCGTAGTTTTCGCCTTGCGAATATGCCATTTTCTCTAACGACTGAATTGAATTATCCTAAGTTACGCTCTGAAGATGGTGGCATGGAGATTCCTGGTAAACATTCTTTCTCTTAAATTTGTAAAATCCAGTGAGCTAAATATGCTTAGTTGCTTACAGTACCTTTTGTATGTGTTTTCTTATTATAGCTTGTAGGGTGTCTGGAGTTGCGCTGGATTCTGCGCAAATTGGCATCGTAGACAAAGCTGACAAAGGTGAAACTGTAGGGAATCCATCAGTTGAACACACTGAGATGGTCAAGCTTGCAGGACAATATGAAGGCAATACCGAGCGTGCTTTACATGCCGGAGGCAGAAATGAAGAGTCACCTGATGTTCTCTCAGATACCATGCAAACTGGAATTGTAGATGACACCCCAAAACACAAACTTGTGTGTGTACATGGTGTTGTCGAGGCCTCGGAAGATACCATGGAAGTTGATAATACGGATGAGACTCGAGAAGAGACCAGCATGCCTCGGGACCTGAGAGCTCAAGCTTTTACTGGATATGTACAAAAACAGTCTGTGGGGGATGAGTACACGCTCCAGGGAATCGAGGGGTCAACAGTTGAAATGCCTGTTGGGGAGGCTAGAAAATTTAGCTGCTGCTGAACCATTAGCTGAGGAAACCGCGGAAGGTGCGATTGCAGCCAAACCAGCGGATTAGGAAACTAAAGAAGCTGACAAGACTCTGGGCGACGGCCCAATTTGGTGGACAAGTGGGTTTAGCTGGCCGAACCAGCTTATATTGAACTGTGTTGACATTCATGTCGTCTAGTCAATGTCAATGTGTTCTCTCATCTGTATGATGCGTTCTGTATAGAGAATAGTGGTAGACTCTTATAGTACCATACTGTCATTTTTCTGGCAACTACAGCATTGACACCTTCGTGTTCATTTGTATAAATTCATCTAGATCTAATTGTCTAGCGTGCACAACTGATTACTCGAACATCATATCGGTGCAGTGATCAGTGGAGCTGGTCTTGCTGTTGCCATGTGCAAGCATATGGAAATCATGATTTTAACTGATGTTTCTCTTGTCATTTGACTACCATGTAGTGTTTACCCATCACCAAGATAGTGAAAAATTATCATGAATTTCTGCCTGGTGAGAAATTAGGAAATACTCCCTCCTTAAAGaattataagagcgtttagatcactaagttTTGCTTCTGTTTGTTTATTGTTTAGAGGTATGAGTCGCATCTCAAACTGAGTGGACTCCGGTTTCTCATCCGTATAGTCTAAATTCTTTGGGTGCAATGGTTCCTCTAATAGTAGTGAGAACACCATTGTGATCGGTTATTGGTAATAAAAAGATATAATTGTTTTTAGGCGAAAAGAGATTAAGGAAAAAACAGTAATAAAGGCATATCCAACTTTTTGTAAGAAAaaaaccatactcaaacctcaCTCTCTCGACCTCTCGGCTCCACTGCCGTCTCCTCCCCTTCCTCTCCCAGCCCTCTACCCACCCCTCCACCATGGTCGGGAGGATCCGGCAGCGAGTCCGACATTGTCTGGACGGCGCTCGCCAGGGAGGGCTCGAGCTCGTCCGCATCGGACGAGGAGTTCACGCGCAACATTGCCCTCCGCCGCTCGCAGACGGACAGGGGCGGGAGCTCCTCCTCGATGGCGTCGCCGGGGGCCCGGGTGGGCAGCTGCAGCTCCGCACCGGCCCCGGTCGGGTGGCAGGGGCGCAGGGCGACCGGTATGGCGCCCAGGACCTGCTCCTCCAGGGCGGCGCTGGGTGCTCGTGTCCGCACCGCCGAGCCCGCTGCCGTGGCTGCCGGAGTCCGAGAAGCTAACATAGCCAAATGGTTAGACAAACAGCATGCGATACAACTCTTTGGGAGGCTGTcagcatgcaagttgctcaaatTCAGCACCAGCGATGTGGACACTGATCAAGTTGTAACAAGCAACAAGCAGGACATTGCACAGTTGCAAATGCACCTGAAGTAGATTGAGATTTCATTCTGCTTCGCGGTGCTCCTCTCTGAAGAATGCTTCTAAATTTCGACATATCCATCTGAATTCCAGAAGGGCAAAAACGATCATTCAGTCTTCTTTCTCCGGAAGCTACACTCAGGCAGCATCTGATACCCTTTACCCATCCACAGTATTAGAGTTAATTCCATTTTTTACCCCCTCTTTTGTCCTTTTTGACAAGGATTGCCCCatataagcaaaaatcatccatctTACCCCATTTAACTAAATTTGTGCCAGAGTTTACCCTTTTTTTTGCACATTCTGTCAATCTTTTATTTTTTGCAGCCCGTTTCTTCCCCGCTCGATTGCACACCCGGTTCTTTCTTCGGTTCTACTTCACGCACGCCCCTTCCATGTCGTTCCTCCATCTCGCCGCCACACCTCCTCCCTGTCTCCCTCCTCCATCGCTACTCCTTGTCCTGTTATACCGCACCCGCTGCCACTAGAACATCAACCGCTTTGCATCTCTCCCGAGCCTCCTCTACGAATTGGGCGTTCTTTGCAGATGTTATGTCAACCAAAAGAAATGTCTGCTTGTATTGCATCTCATTTCAAACATTTGATAGCTTACATCAATTTGCAAGTGCCTTTGCAAGTAGTAGCACCTAGCGCTACGCACAGTATGCAGTAGCGGCTAATGCGAAGCACAAAACAAAAACATGGCACACGAAGCAGACCAACCGGCAGCAGCACGCAGGCAACAGACCAAGCAACAGCTAGCTTGCACCTACAGCAACTGGCAGACCAAGCAGCAGCTACCATAAGCTGCGAGTGTGGCGAGGCGACAGTGCTAGAATAGGAGAAGGACGCCGAGCATgtcacacacgcgcgcgcacgctGCTCAGCTCAAACTCGATCACGAGCAGGTCACGCGCGCAAAATGGCTAAACTAGAATGGGCAAGGAGTCGATGGAATTGATCAATTTGATGGGTCCTAATTCCTAAACGAGGAGCAGATCAAGATAGGTCCGAGTGTATTTTTCTCCAGCGCTTGGAGCCGAACCGGATGTGCGGTCGAGGGAGTGAATAAAACTGGCTACGGACAAAGAAAAATGCCTATAAATCATGTGGGAATCAATTGACAGAATGAGCAAAAATCTAAAGAGGGGTAAAATCTGGCATATATTTTGGTTAAATCGGGTAAGATGGATGAATTTCGCTTAAATGGGGTAATCCCTGTCAAAAAGGACGAAACGAGGGGTAAAAAATGGAATTAACTCTTCTACAAACCAGCATCTGAAGGTTGCTGGTGATCGCAAATCTTCAAGCAGAGATCACGTGCTGGCATCTGAAAAGGTCAGAATGGCCTCAAGTTTGATTCATGTCGAGGTCTGAATACAAACACAGCTTCTGCTTAGTTTAACTAGCACATGGCCCTGGTTTCCTGACCTTAGTTATTACCCACTCAGCTGCTGGCTCAGCAATGTGATACAACATCGCAAAACGATTACGCCCCTGTCATACAATTATTCCTAGTTGGACTCAAAACCACCTGTATCCGTTTCCACGGCGGACAGACTGACGGTAGACCGGCGATGACCTTCAGCACTCAAGTTAGGCTTAGTGCCTGAAGTGGCGGACGCCGGTGAAGAGGAGGGAGACGCCGTACTTGTTGCAGCAGTCGACGGCGTCCTTGTCCCTCATGCTGCCGCCGGGCTGCGCGATCGTGCCGATGCCGTTCTCGCACGCCTCCTCCACGGCGTCCTTCCAGGCTGCAGTTTCACTCACGCGAGTCAGTTTATCAGCCTGTAAGTTCTCACTTGGTCGAATCGAATGGGCCGGGTTGTTGTTTTGTTCTCACCAAATGGGAAGAAGGCGTCGCTGGCCAGAGCGGCTCCCTTGGCAGCTTCCCCTGCTTTCCTGAAGGCGATCCTCAGGCTGTCCACCCTGTTTGGCTGCCCGCTTCCCATGCCCAGCATGCAATTGTCCTGCACACACAAGAGGATCAGTCAAGTCAATTCACTCAGCAAAACCATTCACTGAACCAAACTTGGCAGGTCAGTGAGTTGTGAGTTGTGGAATACAAATACTGACAGCAGCAagtcttttttttttttgcttgcGACAGTTGTATTGCAAACTGAAATTTTCTCGCCCTATCTTTTCCTTGGCACACTGAGAAATGCAGACTAACCTTGGCAATCACAATGGCGTTGCTCTTGACGTGCTTCACGCAGAGCCAGGCAAACTTGGCATCCGAGAGCTCGCTGTCTGTCGGAGCTCTCTCAGAACCCGTCGTGAAGGTGATGTCTTCTGGGGCTAGATCGTCTGACTGTTGAGCTAGCCAACCGCCGCTTACCTGCCTGAGCGACAGCATATTTTTCCCACTTCTCTTCGCCTCAAGGATCCTCAGCGTTTTCGATTTCCCTTTGAGGACCTCGAGGCCCTTCTCTGTGTATCCTGGTGCCACCACGATCTCATAGAACATCCGTGTCTCGCCATCTGTAGGACTTCTAAACTCACGGATCTCCTTTGCAAGATCCTACACAAGATAAGATTTATTAGTTGCCCCTCCGCAATTCATGACTAACTGAGAATGTACAGATGAGCATGCAGGAACATGTCATGGGCAGCAACACAACTATACAAACGTTAGAGCTTGCGAAACATAAGATCAGAGTCTAGTGCATACCTCGTCAATTGTGGTGTTGAATGCAACGATTCCCCCAAATGCACTCACAGGGTCTGCCTTTACAGCTAATCTATATGCCTCAAGAACATCCTGCCGGGATGCAACACCACACGGATTGGTGTGCTTAACAACAACACAAGTAGGGTTCTCAAACTCTGACACGCAATTCCATGCAGCATCAGCATCCAAGTAGTTGTTATAGGACATTTCCTGCAAAGAGCAGGGATGCCAGTTATGAAAACCCCTAAAGAAGCATCACTGAACTTTTCAACAGCATGAGTTCACAAGGAGCAGGAATATCCAGAAACAAATTGTATGTGTACTGAACAAACTAAATGCTAAATCTGAGAGACATGGAATTTGTGGCACCATCTCAGAAGAGATTGCTCTTTGAATATTTTTGACTAATTTGTGGGCCACTTAGTTGGAGCACGAACTGGAAAATAAATGCATGATGTCCTAACCTTTCCATGGTGCTGAACTGCTGTTGCAATACCACCGGCATTGACTAGAGAAAGACTCCTGTCACCATAAAATGCCGCCTTTTGATGAGGATTTTCACCATAACGAAGTGTAGACTTCATCGAGAGGGGAACAGTAAAACTTGGCGGAAATGTATCTCCTACATACATACGACCATGACAATGTGATATCCAATAAAAGTAGCAGAGGAAACTATCAGATATGTATTGGACCATTCACCAAAAGAAGGATTATACCACTGTTCGTTTGCTTCCACAACCACTCTGAGACAGCTGAATCATAAGAAGCTACATGCTGGAAAGCTTTCCATGCTAGCATCCTGCGGAACTGCGGGTCCGCTTGCTTTTCTTGTAGATATTTCAAAAGAGCAGGGTAATCATGATGATCCACGACAACAAGAACATCCTTATGATTCTGTCAGGTTAACAAAGATATCAATATTAAGCTGTACATCAGTCGTACAT
This DNA window, taken from Triticum aestivum cultivar Chinese Spring chromosome 1D, IWGSC CS RefSeq v2.1, whole genome shotgun sequence, encodes the following:
- the LOC123182290 gene encoding uncharacterized protein: MIWLSGMEGGGDPEGRDELPLVDASTDGEAMAQGSFGEADFDAMMVESGGLQGEEVGSSLAQVQNIAADTAEISDPAVPQHDAEAESNEDGQRVRYRLPPLDKDGFRVSDLVWAKLQGRPWWPGAIFDPSDASELALEHQKEGHHLVAFFGDGSFAWCQESQLKPFMDNCLEMEKQGNSDAFTSAVNSALQELSTRILTAASCSCLPEYLSENGLCYLRGNSGLKAGVTCSKVNQAEILQYFSPEHLLHYMKSLALSPCQGGVLQDLVIACSQLMSFYRSKGYGEIASFQSGSAWAEDVIDTTATNEVQPSHVKPKRGRGRPRKRKPDDNIELAEGRPIVKPQNEPIVHNNIGETECGEVDIYVKKPAKRRRVQRRHGVDTKDLLSGMAASTEMSMIGKTEGDRSEEWKFLPCPKEETTDHMQDAYWSGLSLHTVSTHSLKGASGKTRPIRRRRPTRRTCAPSSDLSSPVQNMQPETLDVNRKIEVIKRSIIHVDEKMVHDVNPTALVLCFGKSIALPSEMDFIRMFSRYGPLKETETEVHKNTNTAKVVFRKRVDAERAFSVAGNFGSFGPSLRSFRLANMPFSLTTELNYPKLRSEDGGMEIPACRVSGVALDSAQIGIVDKADKGETVGNPSVEHTEMVKLAGQYEGNTERALHAGGRNEESPDVLSDTMQTGIVDDTPKHKLVCVHGVVEASEDTMEVDNTDETREETSMPRDLRAQAFTGYVQKQSVGDEYTLQGIEGSTVEMPVGEARKFSCC
- the LOC123182292 gene encoding bifunctional purine biosynthesis protein PurH isoform X1, which produces MVCAAISVAGGPATSLSRRPALGLHSRRLLWARATSQYTYTMSRVAPRLSSTMVGAPTPDHDEARAGAQGGVKQALISLSDKTDLANLGNGLQSLGFSIISTGGTASSLEAAGVNVTKVEQITHFPEMLDGRVKTLHPSIHGGILARRDQEHHLKALNEHGIGTFDVVVVNLYPFYDKVTSGAISFEDGIENIDIGGPTLIRAAAKNHKDVLVVVDHHDYPALLKYLQEKQADPQFRRMLAWKAFQHVASYDSAVSEWLWKQTNSGDTFPPSFTVPLSMKSTLRYGENPHQKAAFYGDRSLSLVNAGGIATAVQHHGKEMSYNNYLDADAAWNCVSEFENPTCVVVKHTNPCGVASRQDVLEAYRLAVKADPVSAFGGIVAFNTTIDEDLAKEIREFRSPTDGETRMFYEIVVAPGYTEKGLEVLKGKSKTLRILEAKRSGKNMLSLRQVSGGWLAQQSDDLAPEDITFTTGSERAPTDSELSDAKFAWLCVKHVKSNAIVIAKDNCMLGMGSGQPNRVDSLRIAFRKAGEAAKGAALASDAFFPFAWKDAVEEACENGIGTIAQPGGSMRDKDAVDCCNKYGVSLLFTGVRHFRH
- the LOC123182292 gene encoding bifunctional purine biosynthesis protein PurH isoform X3 yields the protein MVCAAISVAGGPATSLSRRPALGLHSRRLLWARATSQYTYTMSRVAPRLSSTMVGAPTPDHDEARAGVKQALISLSDKTDLANLGNGLQSLGFSIISTGGTASSLEAAGVNVTKVEQITHFPEMLDGRVKTLHPSIHGGILARRDQEHHLKALNEHGIGTFDVVVVNLYPFYDKVTSGAISFEDGIENIDIGGPTLIRAAAKNHKDVLVVVDHHDYPALLKYLQEKQADPQFRRMLAWKAFQHVASYDSAVSEWLWKQTNSGDTFPPSFTVPLSMKSTLRYGENPHQKAAFYGDRSLSLVNAGGIATAVQHHGKEMSYNNYLDADAAWNCVSEFENPTCVVVKHTNPCGVASRQDVLEAYRLAVKADPVSAFGGIVAFNTTIDEDLAKEIREFRSPTDGETRMFYEIVVAPGYTEKGLEVLKGKSKTLRILEAKRSGKNMLSLRQVSGGWLAQQSDDLAPEDITFTTGSERAPTDSELSDAKFAWLCVKHVKSNAIVIAKDNCMLGMGSGQPNRVDSLRIAFRKAGEAAKGAALASDAFFPFAWKDAVEEACENGIGTIAQPGGSMRDKDAVDCCNKYGVSLLFTGVRHFRH
- the LOC123182292 gene encoding bifunctional purine biosynthesis protein PurH isoform X2 → MVCAAISVAGGPATSLSRRPALGLHSRRLLWARATSQYTYTMSRVAPRLSSTMVGAPTPDHDEARAGAQGGVKQALISLSDKTDLANLGNGLQSLGFSIISTGGTASSLEAAGVNVTKVEQITHFPEMLDGRVKTLHPSIHGGILARRDQEHHLKALNEHGIGTFDVVVVNLYPFYDKVTSGAISFEDGIENIDIGGPTLIRAAAKNHKDVLVVVDHHDYPALLKYLQEKQADPQFRRMLAWKAFQHVASYDSAVSEWLWKQTNRDTFPPSFTVPLSMKSTLRYGENPHQKAAFYGDRSLSLVNAGGIATAVQHHGKEMSYNNYLDADAAWNCVSEFENPTCVVVKHTNPCGVASRQDVLEAYRLAVKADPVSAFGGIVAFNTTIDEDLAKEIREFRSPTDGETRMFYEIVVAPGYTEKGLEVLKGKSKTLRILEAKRSGKNMLSLRQVSGGWLAQQSDDLAPEDITFTTGSERAPTDSELSDAKFAWLCVKHVKSNAIVIAKDNCMLGMGSGQPNRVDSLRIAFRKAGEAAKGAALASDAFFPFAWKDAVEEACENGIGTIAQPGGSMRDKDAVDCCNKYGVSLLFTGVRHFRH